In Leptospira licerasiae serovar Varillal str. VAR 010, the sequence ACGTATGGGCCAAACAAGTTCTGGACTCTCAAAAATACGGACCGATCCGCACGATCCGTGCCTCTGTCCTAACTTCCGCCTTGGCTCCGGGTAGGGCATTCCAGGGAAGGACCGGGCCGTTATTCCACGACGGAACTCATGCAGTCGACCTGATCTATTGGTTTTTGGGAAAACCGGATCGTATCCGATCTTCTTTAACTAAAAGAAAAGGGTTCCCCATTGAGGACAGAGCTCTTGCTTTTTTAGAATATAAGTCCGGGCCGGCGGTGTTTTTGGAAGCGGGGGGCGCTCGGAAGTATTTTCAATTCGAGATGGATATTATGACCGAAGAGGCCCGTATCCTTCTATCCAATGACGGTATGAGACTTTTCGTTTCCAAACCTTCTAAGAAATACAAGGGATTTAATAGTTTGACGGAAGTCTCATTTCCCGAAAAATCATTCCTCGGATCGAACCCGTTTATGAACCTTTACGTGGAGATACGAAGTGTTCTTACGGGAAAGTCGGAAAGAATGACCGGGGATATCGGAGAAAATCTAGGCATCATGGAACTTTTACATAAGATCAAAACCGGCGCCGAAATTAGAACTGTTTCGGAAATCTAATCGTATGCCTGTAAGTTCCCAATCCACAAATTCAAATCAATTGCCTTCCTATTCCGCGAGAGGTAGATATTATCGGGGCAGTTTTTTTCTCTGGAAAAAAATATTTAGTCTATTCTGGTATTATAAATTTATAAGATTGTTCCTTTCTTCCAAATCGAGAGAAGAAAGAGAATTAGAATTTTATAAATCATTGGGCATAGAGTGCAGGGACTTCTTCTTAAAAATGGGAGGAGTGTATGTAAAGCTTGGCCAATATTTCGCATCTCTTTCTCATTTATTCCCTGAAAGTTTTACAGAACCGTTGCAGGACTTGCAGGATCGTGTTCCTCCACATCCTTTTTTAGAGATTAAGGAAAGATTTAAGAAAGAATTCGGAAAAGAGATAGCAGAAGTGTTTCCGGATATTTCCGAGGCGCCTCTTGCATCCGCGTCCATCGCTCAAGTCCATTCGGCTACCTTTAAGGGAGAAAAAGTAGCGGTTAAAATACTATATCCGGGTATCGAAGATATTATCGAAAAGGATCTAAAAGCTGTCCGTAAGTTCCTGAAAAGGATCAATCGATTCCTGGTGACATTCGATTTCAAAACAGTTCATAAAGAAATTGCAAAGTTAGTCGGAAGAGAAACGGATCTTCGTCTGGAAGCCGAGTCTATGGATCGAATGGCCAGGTATTTTGCAGAAGAACCTGATTATGTTTTTCCCAAGCTGATCCCTGAGTGGAGCGGCAAGAGCGTTTTGACGGCTCAATTCATAGAAGGAAAACGAATCACTCAAGCAGGCACATTAAAAAAAGGACAAGCAAAGTCAAGACCAGTAGATCTTCTTATCAGGGCCTATATCCTTATGATATTCGAGTATAGGTTTTATCATGCGGATCCTCATCCGGGAAATATGATCTATACTCCGGACGAAAAACTTTGTTTTATAGATTTCGGAGCGGTAGGAGAGATTCCTCCTAGCCAAGCAATCGCTCTTAGAAAGATCATTTTATGTGCTATGACAAAGGATTATCCTGCACTTGTGGAGGCCCTCGACGAGCTCGGGCTTGTTTCTAAAAAAGCGGATAGAGAGAAGTTGGAAGAAGTGGTCCGTTATTCCATGGAAAAACTTTCCAAATTTTTATCCGATACGGATTCGTTTAAGAATATTAAATTTGAACAGATCCATACGCCGGAAGATCTGAAGTTTCTAAAAGAAATCAATTCTAGTCTTCGCGGACTTCTCAGGATGATCCAATTGCCGACTGCTCTTGTTCCGTTGGAAAGAGTCCTTGGTCTCCTTGTTGGGATTACCGCAAATCTGGATCCGTATCGTACTGTTTTGGATTATGGAGAAAAACCGTTTAAAAGTCTGGTCTTCCAAGGAGAGAATCAATGGCAAAAGGTTCTGGTCCAGGAAGGCGGTATCTGGGGTCAGGCAGTTTCTCTTCCCGGAGAATTATTACAAGCGGTTAAAAATTTAAACAGAGGAAAGCAGGCCTATAAACTTCCGGATCTGGAACAACATACCAAGAGGATGTATTCCTTAGGACATCAGATCATCAGTACTGCATTCATACTTTTCGGTGTCCATTATGGAACCGATAGATTAGATAAAGGGATCGAAACTCAAGCAATGGCGGCTTACGGGGTATCGGTTTTCTTCGGAATCCTCCTTGCTCTATCCGTTATCAAAAATAAATTCAGCTCTAAAAGGAATCGTCAGTGAAATATTTCGAAAAGAAGTTCTTAGAGGTATACCCACCTATCTTTATCATCAGCGTAATTGTCGGAACAGTCATAGATCTGGTCACAAAATACATCGCTATACTATACCTAAGACCTCATAACCCGATCGAATTGTTAGGGGATTTTTTCCGTTTAACCCTGACCTTCAACACCGGTTTTGTGATGGGGCTCTTCCAAGGATTTCCAAGGACTTCTTTGGCCCTAACTGCAGTTGCGATCTTGGTGCTTATAGCGTATCGTTGGAAGAATTCGGATCTAGGGCATCCTGCCGGTTGGGCCTTAGTAATGTCCGGCGCATTCGGGAATTTTATAGATAAGTTTTTCGTAAAAATTATCGGGATCGGGGCCGAGTTTGGATTCGTAGAAAATCGTTATGAAGGAAGATTTATCGGAGTAGTGGACTTCTTGGACTTCGATTGGCCGAACTGGCTTTTGATCGACAGATGGCCTGCATTCAACTTTGCGGATTCTTGTGTGAGTGTGGGACTGGTGATCCTGATCCTGACCATGAAAATCGAAGAGGATAAGAAGTAGTTTTGAATTTCCTGCAGCTTCCCATCTGGAAAAAAATAGTTAAGAAAAAAGGAACCTCCAATCCGGAGATCATGCGTTTCCTTCGAGAAACTTCCGTATTCGGAAAATTAAAAAGAAGGACCTTACACGAGATCGCGAGACTTGTCCATATTAGGCAATATTCCGAAGGCGAGGAAATTTTCAGACAGGGAGAGGCCGGAGCGGGATTTTATATGATCTTCGACGGCAAGGTCACGATTCGTTCCGTAAGAGACGGGGTCGAGTTAGACCTCGCTCATCTAGACCAACATTCATTTTTCGGAGAACTTTCTTTATTCTCGGAAGAAAGAAGGACTGCAACAGCGATCGCGCAAGAGCCTTCTACTTTGCTTGGATTTTTTCAACCTGATCTGAAAGAAATTATAGAGACCAAGCCTAAGATAGGGATCGAGATCCTATTAAGTCTTACGGGAGTTGTGGTAGAAAGACTCCAAAAGACGAACCAGTTATTGGAAAAAGCATACTATAAGGGCAAACAAAAAAATGCCTGATACGAAACCGCTCTCTACATACGTAATCCGATTTATATTTTTCTTTTTGGTCGGAGCGGCCATCGTATTTTTTTCAATCGGCTTGCAGCTTCTTATAGTGCCGATAGCTCTTTCCTTAATTTTATTCTATATATTTAATGGAACCATAAACTATTTCGAAACTATGGGAGTGCCTAGGATTGCGTCGGTCGCTATTCTTATATTCTTACTTTGCCTACCTATTTATCTAGTCGCGACCGAAGTTGCTCCTCCTATCGTTTCCACTTTGCAGCCGATCATTAAGAACTGGAAACAAGATATAGATGACGCCAAGTTTAAATATTTGGTAGTAGGTTTCCAACTTAGATTTAATGATTACCCAGCTAGTTGGGAAGACACGATCCGTCCTGATGAATTGGTAAAACAAGCCGCCGAGTTCATTCACGCTCAGGTAAGCGGTTTAGTTTCCGTAATCCCTACGTTGATCGGATACCTAGTGGTCACTCCGTTATTTGCGTTTTTGTTTTTATTAAACGGGAACGGAGTATATAAAAATATCGTAAGTCTTGTCCCGAATCGATACTTCGAAATGACATTGATGGTGACTGCAAAGATCAACGAACAGATCACCAATTATTTGAGAAGTTTGGTGATCCAAAGTGCGATCATTACTGCGATTTCGATGATAGGATTCTATACGATCGGCTTAAAGTTCTTTTATATCTTTGCTCTATTCGCAGGGATTGCAAACTCCATTCCGTATTTAGGGCCTATAATAGGAATGGTCCCTCCGTTGTTCATGACTTTGACCCAAGGGGCAGGGATATTCAATTCGAATACGATCAACGAAGGAATGGGAATGTATGAACTGATGGTTGCGATCCTGGTTGTGGTCCTGATCGCACAAGCGGTGGATAACTTTTTTGTACAACCCGTCATCATTTCGGACGCGGTCTCTTTACATCCGGTAATCGTAGTAGGTGCGGTCACCGTGGGCGGAAGTCTACTCGGGATTGCCGGAATGCTTGTTGCAGTGCCGTTAGCTGCTATCCTAAAAGTGACGATTGCTTCTCTCTACCGATCAATGAAAGACCATAAGCTGCTTTGAGCAAAGCAGCTTATTCGATTTTCTTTTATTATTCCGCCCCAATCCCCAAGTAAACTCTGACTTTTTCAGATTCGTATTTTGCCGTTGCATTTTCGTCCGGAAACAGTTTAGAAAAAATGAATGCGGAAATAAATGCTAAGGACATAGAAACGATCGCAGGATTTTTTAAAGGGAAGATTGCCTGATCGAATTTAAAAACATCTACCCAGACCGTAGGACTGAATACTATAAACAAAGTCGACGATATCGAGCCGATCAGAATGGAGGACACCCCGCCTACTGTGCTGAAATTTTTCCAAACAATAGATAAGAATAGTGCGGGAAAATTGCCGCTAGCTGCGATTGCAAACGCCAATCCCACCATAAAAGCCACATTTTGATCCTTGAATAAAATCCCCATAAGAATGCTTACTAAACTGAATACAACGGTCGCCTTCTTTGCTACGGAGACTTGCTCTTTTTCCGTAGCTTTACCTTCTGTGAAAACATTAAAGTGAAGATCGTGTGAAATTGTAGAAGCAGCAGCCAATGTCAAACCTGCAACCACCGCGAGGATTGTAGCGAATGCAACCGCAGCGATAAATCCTAAGAAAGGTGTACCTCCGAGTAATTCCGCTAAAAGTGCCGCAGCCATATTTCCGCCTTTATCAATTCCAGCGATCTGTTCTCTTCCGATCAGAACCGCAGCAGCAAAACCTACGATCGGAATGATAATATAAAAATAACCTATAAACGTAGTAGCGTAAGCCACCGATTTTCTGGCTTCTTTTGCGTCGGGCACCGTATAAAATCTCATTAGAATATGAGGTAAACCTAATAGACCAAACATCAAGGCAAGTCCCAAAGAAATGGAATCGATCGGACTAGAGGCAAATCCCCCCGGTTCTAATGCGGTCCTTCCGAATTTGGTCTCCACCGCTGAGAAAAGATTGTCCAAGCTGAAGCCGAATTGTGCGAGAGATAAAATTACTAGTAATGTTACGCCGAAAAGTAGAAGGCAGGCCTTGATGATCTGCACCCAGGTTGTTGCGATCATTCCCCCAAATAGAACGTAAAGTAGCATCACTCCGCCCACGATCAAGACGGCTAACTCGTAAGGTAGGCCGAACATTAGATTGATCAGTTTTCCGGAGCCGACAATTTGAGCGATAGAGTAGGTGATTGTTACCAATATCCCTCCTATGGAAGCTACGATCCGAATAGGCTTTTGTTTTAAACGAACGGCTAAAACGTCGGCAAACGTATATTTCCCTAAATTGCGCAAAGGTTCCGCAAGAAGGAACATGAGTGCAGGCCAACCTACAAGCCAGCCGACAGCGTATATGATCCCGTCGTAACCTTTTAAAGCCACCATACCGGATATTCCCAAAAAGGAAGCTGCGGACATAAAGTCTCCTGAAAGAGCCAAACCGTTTTGGAAACCAGTAATCGATCTGCCGGCGGCGTAAAACTCGCTGGAAGTTTTAGTCTTTTTAGCAGCCCAATAAGTAATTCCTAATGTAAGAATTACGAATATAACGAAAAATAAGACTGAGATCAAGTTCGGTTGCCCTAAAGAGGATTCCATTATCTATTCTCCGAATCTAATTTAGATTTTAATACTTCTACTTCTTGGTCATGATATTTGTTGGCCCAGAGAACATACAAGAAAGTGAGTAGCCAAGAGAATAAGATCACCGACGCGCCGGCATACAATCCGTAGTTACCGGAATTTCCTAGTTTTTCCGTGACCCATTCTTTTTTTAAGGAGATGATGAGTATAAATCCGTAATAGTTCAGGAATAGGAAAAACAATGAAATGAAACTAACTGTCCATCTGGTCCGAACTAATTTTTTAAACTCGATAGATTCGATCAATTGATGCGCTTTTATCTTCATGTTGAAGTCCTTGGAACGGCGGAGAGAATAGAATTATACCTCCGGTTGGCAAGGATAAAAAGACTTTTAGAAATAAAACTAACCCGACTCTGTGTCACAATGTCGGCTATAGAAAGATCAGTTTAAAATAAAGCGTTGATCCCGTTTATGTTAACGGTCTTGATAATCTCTTTTTCCTGTTCGGTCTCTGCCACCTTCCAGGTGACACCTGTTGGAGTGGAAAGTAGACTTCTTCCTATCCTTTTTTTACCGAAAGGAAGGCCGTAACCGGAACTGCGCACTAAAAACATTCCATACTGGGAGGAAAGATCCGCATAATTTTTTAGATCCTGAGAATAGTCTATGCCGTTATCCGAAACGGAGTCTAAATGAAATGCCAAATTGATCCTATCGGATTTTAATTTTTCCAACTTTGATCTATCTTGGATCTCTTTGCCTGCAAAGATCCCAAAACGAAATCCTCCTAGGATCAAAGAATCTTCTCCCGAGCCTGGGATCGCAGGGGAATCTTCGGAAGATAAACCTTTTACATCGTACCAATCCACTAATACTATATTCTGTACGATCGGAATAGAAAATCTTAATTTGCCCTCATCGTCTCTACGGAACATCCCTCCACCGAAGATCGCGCCTTTATAAACTTCTGAGATCGCATAGATCTCATCTAAGAAAGTTTTTGCACGAGAAGCCAATGATTCTGGAGAACCGTTTCCTCCGCCGGGGAAATATAACGGTAGAATTAGAAAATCCGATTTTTCCTTAGAAAGTTTAGTTCTCTGTTCTGGAGAAACCGGCTGGGATAGATCCTTTTGGAAAAGGGTAATTTTTACTGAGGTCACTCTTTACCTGCGACTTTGAATTTAATCGGAAAGTATGGAAGGGTCCACGCCGAAACTATCGTCTTCTCCGTCGCCGGACTCGGCTCCTGGACTTAAAATTTCCGCTTCCGGAGCGGCGCTTACAGCCTTGATGCCGAATTCTTTTTCCATCTCTTCGGCGGAAAGCTCGGGAACTCCACCGAAAAGATCTCCATTTTCCAAACGTTCCGAAAACGCCAGAGCATAACAATAAGATTCCATAATACACTGTTTTATAGGTTTCTTATTCAATCTCTTTTTGGATTCCATCAGATCGAAAGTCATTAAAGTTTCCATATTGGTCACGATCTCTTTTTTGCCTTTCATATCCGCGATCAATTTGGAAAGAAGTTCCGCTGCCTTCTGGAAAAAATCCTTAGCGGTAACTCTTACGTTACGCGACTGTTGGCTTCTTTTAGTTTCCAGGGCGGAAGTTTTTTTGGAAGCTTCAATATAATTTGCGCCGGGGTTTTTAAGATGATTTTCCAGTTCTTTATAATATTGGTCGTAGATCCTGAATTGTTCGTGGATTCCTCTGGTTGTCTCATAAAGATCGATCAGTTTTTCGCGGTAATCCATTTTGGATCCGCCAACGATCGTCGGTTTTAGATCTATCTTTTTGGTGGTCATTACGAAGGAATATTCCTCGTCGAACTCTTTAAAGAATAACCAAGTCAAAAAAGCCTTGTCCCCGGAAGGAAGAATATCTTGCTCTCCTCTGGCATCATGACGTTTTCTTAATTGATCCAAAGGTAAAGATCTCATGAGTTTTAAGCCGTATTTCAGCTCTTTACTCAGACCTTCTTCCGGATCGACCGGTTTTTCTTCAGTAGGTTCTTCCGTGTCTTCCTCTTCCGGATGGGCTCCACCCGAAATTTCGTCTAACTCTTCTCCCTGTTTTCTTTGGCCGAGTTTCTCTTCAGGAAGAATTCCCAGAACATTCTCCATATATGTGCTCAAAAGAGGGATGTTTTTGTCCTCACTTCTGAGTATAGCAAGATAAAGTTTATCAAAAATGGTACCGTATAGAACGTCGAATTCCTGGAGCGCTCTTTTTCTTTTAGTGTTGTAAACTGTGGCGGGTTTACCCTCCAGTTTTTCGAGAGCCTGGTAGCCCAAGGTCACAGCTTTCACATAGGAGCCTTGGAATGGATACATATAATACAATTTTTTGAATATAGAATAGAG encodes:
- a CDS encoding lipoprotein signal peptidase: MKYFEKKFLEVYPPIFIISVIVGTVIDLVTKYIAILYLRPHNPIELLGDFFRLTLTFNTGFVMGLFQGFPRTSLALTAVAILVLIAYRWKNSDLGHPAGWALVMSGAFGNFIDKFFVKIIGIGAEFGFVENRYEGRFIGVVDFLDFDWPNWLLIDRWPAFNFADSCVSVGLVILILTMKIEEDKK
- a CDS encoding cyclic nucleotide-binding domain-containing protein; its protein translation is MNFLQLPIWKKIVKKKGTSNPEIMRFLRETSVFGKLKRRTLHEIARLVHIRQYSEGEEIFRQGEAGAGFYMIFDGKVTIRSVRDGVELDLAHLDQHSFFGELSLFSEERRTATAIAQEPSTLLGFFQPDLKEIIETKPKIGIEILLSLTGVVVERLQKTNQLLEKAYYKGKQKNA
- a CDS encoding DUF485 domain-containing protein, giving the protein MKIKAHQLIESIEFKKLVRTRWTVSFISLFFLFLNYYGFILIISLKKEWVTEKLGNSGNYGLYAGASVILFSWLLTFLYVLWANKYHDQEVEVLKSKLDSENR
- a CDS encoding sodium:solute symporter family transporter — protein: MESSLGQPNLISVLFFVIFVILTLGITYWAAKKTKTSSEFYAAGRSITGFQNGLALSGDFMSAASFLGISGMVALKGYDGIIYAVGWLVGWPALMFLLAEPLRNLGKYTFADVLAVRLKQKPIRIVASIGGILVTITYSIAQIVGSGKLINLMFGLPYELAVLIVGGVMLLYVLFGGMIATTWVQIIKACLLLFGVTLLVILSLAQFGFSLDNLFSAVETKFGRTALEPGGFASSPIDSISLGLALMFGLLGLPHILMRFYTVPDAKEARKSVAYATTFIGYFYIIIPIVGFAAAVLIGREQIAGIDKGGNMAAALLAELLGGTPFLGFIAAVAFATILAVVAGLTLAAASTISHDLHFNVFTEGKATEKEQVSVAKKATVVFSLVSILMGILFKDQNVAFMVGLAFAIAASGNFPALFLSIVWKNFSTVGGVSSILIGSISSTLFIVFSPTVWVDVFKFDQAIFPLKNPAIVSMSLAFISAFIFSKLFPDENATAKYESEKVRVYLGIGAE
- a CDS encoding AI-2E family transporter, with amino-acid sequence MPDTKPLSTYVIRFIFFFLVGAAIVFFSIGLQLLIVPIALSLILFYIFNGTINYFETMGVPRIASVAILIFLLCLPIYLVATEVAPPIVSTLQPIIKNWKQDIDDAKFKYLVVGFQLRFNDYPASWEDTIRPDELVKQAAEFIHAQVSGLVSVIPTLIGYLVVTPLFAFLFLLNGNGVYKNIVSLVPNRYFEMTLMVTAKINEQITNYLRSLVIQSAIITAISMIGFYTIGLKFFYIFALFAGIANSIPYLGPIIGMVPPLFMTLTQGAGIFNSNTINEGMGMYELMVAILVVVLIAQAVDNFFVQPVIISDAVSLHPVIVVGAVTVGGSLLGIAGMLVAVPLAAILKVTIASLYRSMKDHKLL
- a CDS encoding ABC1 kinase family protein gives rise to the protein MPVSSQSTNSNQLPSYSARGRYYRGSFFLWKKIFSLFWYYKFIRLFLSSKSREERELEFYKSLGIECRDFFLKMGGVYVKLGQYFASLSHLFPESFTEPLQDLQDRVPPHPFLEIKERFKKEFGKEIAEVFPDISEAPLASASIAQVHSATFKGEKVAVKILYPGIEDIIEKDLKAVRKFLKRINRFLVTFDFKTVHKEIAKLVGRETDLRLEAESMDRMARYFAEEPDYVFPKLIPEWSGKSVLTAQFIEGKRITQAGTLKKGQAKSRPVDLLIRAYILMIFEYRFYHADPHPGNMIYTPDEKLCFIDFGAVGEIPPSQAIALRKIILCAMTKDYPALVEALDELGLVSKKADREKLEEVVRYSMEKLSKFLSDTDSFKNIKFEQIHTPEDLKFLKEINSSLRGLLRMIQLPTALVPLERVLGLLVGITANLDPYRTVLDYGEKPFKSLVFQGENQWQKVLVQEGGIWGQAVSLPGELLQAVKNLNRGKQAYKLPDLEQHTKRMYSLGHQIISTAFILFGVHYGTDRLDKGIETQAMAAYGVSVFFGILLALSVIKNKFSSKRNRQ
- a CDS encoding Gfo/Idh/MocA family protein encodes the protein MRKTKFVLIGLGRIASSLEKDPYRSKPCTHSGVLFSSWGKKNFEFVGGVDPNPEKREMFRRQWKLPEESTFSDPDHLPSKSKPELVIISSPSESHYTNALEWIERGVKNFLIEKPVCETFLQAKDLEKISRKKGIRIWINHERRYHPKYVWAKQVLDSQKYGPIRTIRASVLTSALAPGRAFQGRTGPLFHDGTHAVDLIYWFLGKPDRIRSSLTKRKGFPIEDRALAFLEYKSGPAVFLEAGGARKYFQFEMDIMTEEARILLSNDGMRLFVSKPSKKYKGFNSLTEVSFPEKSFLGSNPFMNLYVEIRSVLTGKSERMTGDIGENLGIMELLHKIKTGAEIRTVSEI